The sequence ACATCATACTTATAGTTAATGCCGGATACTTGAAGGAATTCACCCGGTGCGTCTTCTCCTTCTACTCTCTTCACACTGTGCTCAAGGGCAGCTACGATTTCTTCGCCGGTTAGGTCAAGTGTCACAAGATTGTTTCCGAATGGCATCGTCGTCAGAACTTCTCCAAGAGTGATTTCACCTGCATCGATTGACGCACGGATTCCCCCACCGTTTTGAAGGCCGATATAGGTTTCCACGAATTCATTTGCTTTCGCAACCATACCGTCAGCAATCAAGTTTCCTAGGTTTGTTTCTTTCCGGCGTACATCGGCACGTTCTCCATCAAGAGCTACCTCTGTGTTTCCAACCACTTCTTTCTTCATATCATCAAGAGGCTTTTTGAACTCTTCTACCTTCGCAAGAGCCTCAGCATCTTGTTCATAACCTTCAAGGTCCAGCACTTCTCCGTTATGGCTTGTTACGACACCTTCATCATCGAAGGTTACATCCAATAATCCAAGCAGGTTCAAGTATTCACCAGCTTGAACAATCAATGTCGGTTCTTCTTTGTCAATGACTACAGGCTCGTCAAGGACCGTATGGGAATGACCACCTACGATGATATCAAGTCCATCCACTTTTTCAGCCAATTCTAAGTCATTTGAATATCCAAGGTGAGAAAGGGCGATGATTTTGTTGACGCCTTTTTCTTTAAGCATCGCGATCGTGGCCTTCGATTTTTCAACAGCATCTTCAAAGACAACATTTTCTCCCGGATTAGCGATGAATTCTGTATCTGGAGTCGTTAATCCGTAGATTCCCACTTTCTCTCCGTCTACTTCTTTGATCATGGCAGGGTAGACGTTGCCGCCGTCACCTGGTTGTCCGATTTCATTTTTGAAAAGGGGCTCCAAATCCGTATCACCTGTAACAGTAACATTTGATGACACCATCGGGAAATTCATATTTTTAATGAAGTCTGCAAGGGTTTTAGAATCTTTATCGAATTCATGATTACCAAGAGTCATGGCATCGTAGCCAAGCTCGTTCATAAAATGTAGGTCCGCTTGTCCAAGATATTGACGGAAGTAAAGGGTACCCGAGAATACGTCACCGGCGTCTACCAGTAAAGAGTTCGCTTTTTCAGTGCGCAGCTCGTTTACTGCTGTTACTAAACGGGGATAGCCTTCAACATGAGCATGGGTATCGTTGGTATGCATGATCGTTAAATCAAACTCTTCCCCTTCTGCTGAAGCTGAAGTTGCAGGGGTTAATGCAAAAATCGCAGCAGCCAGAGCTGCAGTTGATAATACACCGTATAAAGGTTTTTTAATATTCATTTGGTTAATCCCTTCCCTTTCTTATGTAGGTTTTTGTCGGAACTTCATCCACAAAACCCATTATATAGTAATTTTATGGCAAAATGTGATTATTTTACTAAATATTAAAACAAATCTGGTTCTTTTTACATATCAGGGCAGGGGAGGTATCCCCCCTGCCTTTTTCTACAATCTATTTCTTTAGTTGCTTCACAACTTCTTCACTAACGGCATTTTCCCCACCAATAACACGAAAGTTAGAAATATCATCCATATCAATTGCTTCCATAATATCCTCTGGTACTTCCTCTTTCTTCACAAGGAGGATTTCAGCACCCTCTTTTGCTGCAAGGACCGAACCTGCCAGTGCATCGGCAAAATTAGTCCCTGTTGCCACAATCGCATTGTTAGTTTGAGGAGTTAAATGTTTCGCAATTTCGGCTGATGTTTCGTAACGGTTCAAGCCACTATAGCGAGTCGCTTCTTCAAAGCTGTCGAAAATTTCAGTGCTGATCGCATTTTCGCCACCAACGACGATTTTTTCATCAATTTCTATTAATACTTTATTTGAGGCTTTTGACAATTTGTCTTGAGCAGATAGTACAATCGGATATCCATTCTGTGCTGCATAAGAAGCAACAGAAAGGGCATCAGCGAATTGATAGGCATTTGCCACGATCGCCTTTTCGGGATCCCCATCCAATTTAGCAGCGATATTGGCCGCTGTTTCAAATCGATCGTCACCTGAAATACGGTCTGTTTTCAAACCTAATCCTTTAAGCTGATATTGAACATACTTGGATACCGCACCTTCACCACCAAGGATGATCGCTTTCTTCGCACCTAAACGCTTGATTTCATCTTGTACTTCAGCGTTCAAACTGCCTTGCTGTGTCAATAAGATCGGTGCATCATGTTTGTATGCAAGTGGAGCTCCTGCAAGGGCATCAGGGAATTTATCGCCTCTGGCAATGACCACTGTGTCAGTGGACTCCCAGCCTTTTTTAGAAATCTCAATGGCCGTTTGGTAACGATCGTCACCAGAAATACGTTCTACCTTATTTTCAAACTGAATCTTAGCCAGGACAGGATCATGGTCACTCGCACGTCCATCTTCTTCACTAAAATCAGAGTTGATGTTGATACTATCGATCATCGTTGACTTTGCCAGATTATTCGTCACTAGAATATGATCAAGAACTTGAGAGTTCCCTTGATAAATATACGTGTAGCGTTCCTCTACAGGGAGCTTTTCCATCATATTGGTCAAGATGTCCCCTTCGAGAGTATTGATTGGAGCAGAAAATTCGAAGTCGTTAAGGTCACCAAGAACCACAACATTTGCATCTTCGACCTTTTCGTTCACATCATTCACAAAGTCATTTAGTACCTCGGCTTGTTTCAGTCGCTGTACCTCACTACCAAGCACAACCGGATGATCTGCACCGAATAAAGCTCCGTCTCCACCTTTGGAGTTAAAGTGGTTTGCTACGACGATGACTTTTTCACCGTTAAACATGAATTCAGCTGCAAGGGCTTTACGGGAATCGTCAAATGCTTCGTTTGTTGGATCGATGCGTCCCGGGTTATGAGTAAGTCCATTTTCATCAACACCCACGGAAGTCACCGCATCCCCGGCTTCTTTTTCTGTTAATTGGACACGCTCAGGGTTGTAGATGAAACCTACACGGATGTTTCCACCAGGCTGCCCGCCATCTGTTTTATCAACAGGAGCGATATCGGTGAATTCATAAGTAGGTCCGCCAGCTTCCTCAATGGCCTTGATGATTGTCTGATAGGACGCACTTGCATCTGTCGTACCATCATCTGTTGGTCCATTATTATCTTGAACCTCGACCAGGCCAATGATATCCGGCGTTTTCATATTCGAAACGATTGAATCAGCAATCTTTTCTACTTTGCTTTCTTCAATTCCAGCATAGAAGTTTTCAATATTATAAGAAGCAATCGTTAGATCTTCTTCTTCAGGAGTGATCGACGTTACTTCCTGTGCTGTTCCCCCATCAACTACTGTAGGGAAAGTTCCTGTTGGACGGATCTTAAAGTTGCTATAATCATAGCTTACGTTTCCAATAACGGAACCATCCAGCATATCACCTGTTTTCACATTGATATTCATGCCGTCCACGTCGATCAGCATGCGCTCAGGGTTATAATCTTCAGGAGATATCAATACTCCCCCTGCTCTTGTGCGAAGTTGATCTTCGCTTGTATTCACTACTACAGGAAGTTCATCATATTTTACCGGACCTGTAATCGTGGCATCAGGGATTTCAATCAGCATCCCTTCAAGACTTTCATAAAAGTCCAGGCCATCTGTTTCGGGATCGAATGAGGTCATTTCATCATCTTCAATGATTTCAGTCGGTGGTACTCGGTCTTCCCCCATCACGATAGCTGCAGGCACAGTGTTGCCTGAAGATTCTACTGTAACGGCCGATGCCGTGATTTGAGTTGTCAGAAGGTCTTTGGCATCAGCGTAGCCATCTTCTCTCCACTCTTTTACCTGACCTGCCACATTTACTTTGTCTCCGACTTTGACAGAATTGCCCTTTGCATAAACATAAATTCCTTCAGAAGTCGCCAGACTATCGTCCGGGGTCTCTTCCTGCATATAAAATGCATTGGAACCTGCCTTCGCTGTCACTATTCCTTGAACGTTAGAGACGGTCATATTTTCGTAAGGAGAGGTATGGGAATCTCCTTGAATATCATGAATGCTTAAACCATCAGCTGATTTAAGGATTTTGTAAGTAAAAGTGGAAACATCGCTTGTGTTGCCCTCTTTTACAACAACTGCTTTAACCGTTACATCAGCAGTAAGTTCGATCGGTGTTGTATATTCTGGACTGGAATCTGTCGGATCAGTTCCATCCAATGTGTAATGAATGGCTCCACCTTCAGATGCCGTTTGAAGTGTAACCTTCGTTCCTTCTACAACAGATCCTGAAGCTGGATCAGCGGTTACAGAGAAGGCTGTTTCAATGACATCTGACGTATTACGCGGGACTAGTTTATATTCGTCAAAGTTATAATCAACCACGCCACGTAGAATGTCGTACGTTTTGCCAACTTCAAGCATCGTACTATCAGTTGGTTTGATGACGAACTCCCCGGAGCTGTCTGTTGCAGTGAAATTACCGTTGCTGTCTTTTGATTCCACTGTCACATTCGTAAATTCAACAAACATTCCTTCGTGATCTTCACCATTTTCAGCTGAAAGGTCTGTAGAGATAAGAGAGGCTGGTGAAGGAACTCCCTTGTCTACTTCTGTAATTTCAACGTTAGAAGCAGTCGCTTCGATTTGCTGCATTCCATAATAATCGCTAAGTTTTCCTTCAGCTACTACTTCGTCCCCTGGCTCAGCAGTAAGACCGCTGGCACGGACGATGACACCGGCTGTTCCATCCTGGATGAATAGGTTCGTCTGTCCGCCTGCTTCAAAAGATGCTGTCGCAATACCTTGTACTTTAACAACCGTGCCTTTAGGGGCAGTGCGAGCTTCAGCGATGGTGGATAGTTCGACTGGTGTCGGTTCAGGAGCCGGTTCATCTGATAGATGTGTTCCAAGATCACTGAATACATCTTTGCCTAAATTCGTCCATTCTGCAGATGGATCAAATGCATCGGTTACATCTATATCCCCTGTCATCACGGAATCCTTACGGACGATGGAGACGTCACTTGCGAAGGAGGCTTCTGAGCCAACTTGTCCGATCGAATCAATCACAGTCCCGTTTTTCTTTAAGGTAATGGGATCATTTCCATTGAAATTGATGATGAAGCTGTCTTGAATATCCGCTTTTTCAAGGATGGCTGGATCTGCCTGTTTGTGAGCAAGCACCAAGGTTTCCCCTGCATTGAGAGTGCCTGATAAAGGAAAGGTCTTATCCGTGGTTGTTGCACCATTTGTATGTAATTCTAAGGAGTAAGTCGATAAATCAATTGCTTCACCAGTACCGTTATAAAGTTCAATTGCTTTATTGTAACTGGATCCTTCGATATATTCAGAAATGATTAAGTCCTGAAATGCCTCATCTGCAGCAGATACGTGCTGAGATAGAGGAGGCGCAAACAAGCTTAAGGCCATACTGGAGGCAACTGTTACACTTAACAATTGACGCTTCATTGTTTTTCCGTTCATTTTCTTCCCCCTGTTCGTAGTTTAGTAAAGTGGTAGATTCGCCACCATCTACCAGTATACAACAGGATTTGTCATAATAGTGTAAAAATAGGGTAAATTAACTGAAATTTGTTAACGCTTACATTACTATTAAGTAAATTCGAACTATAAAAATTGACAAAGCCCGGTTCGGGAGCGAATTAACAGCTCCCGAACCGGGCTTATGATTATTTTCTAGTTAAATGGTAATAATTCCGCTTTTACAGATAGACTCCTACCCCTGGACCAAATGGAATGCCTAATATCGCAAAAGTCAGGAGTAATACAATCCATACAGATAAGAAAGCAATCGTATAAGGAAGCATTAGTGAGATCAAGGTTCCGAGTCCCGCTTTCTTATCATACTCCTTCATAAAAGCAAGGATCACGATGATATACGGGTTCATCGGTGTGATGATGTTTGTGGATGAATCCGCAATACGATAGGCGGCTTGTACAAACGCCGGGTTATACCCAAGTGTCGCAAACATCGGGATAAAGATCGGTGCTTCCAATGCCCATTGAGCGGAGCCACTAAAGATCAATAGATTCAATAATGCTGTCAACAGGACAAATCCGATGATGGCTGCGAGCCCCGTCATATTGATCGATTCGAGGAAATTCGCTCCGCTGACCGCTACCCAAGTCCCTAGATTTGTCCAATCAAAGTAAGCGATAAATTGCGCGGCTGCAAAGATTAATACGATATAACCCCCCATGTCTTTCATGGCTTCTGTCATATACTTAGGTACGTCCCTTGACGACTGAATCTTCTTCACCGTCACCCCGTAAACAACACCGATCACGATAAAGAAGAATAGCGTGATGGGAATGATCCCGGATAAGAAGGTAGACGGAATAAGTCCCCCATCTTCATTTCTCATCGGAGAGTTCGGCCAGGCAATCGAAACGACTAACAGGACGATGAATGCTAATCCTGCCAGGGTTGCATTTCGGAGTCCTTTTCCTTCTAATAGACTTTCTTCTTCTAAGGTTTTATCTACTTTCCCTTTATATGTCCCTAAACGGGGTTCAACAATTTTTTCTGTGACAAAAGCTCCTACAGCTGTAAGAAGGACAACAGAAGCAATCATGAAGTACCAGTTATCCACCGGTGTGACCGTCACTTCAAATGCTTTGGCAGCTTCGGTTGATATCCCGGCTAGTAACGCATCGGTACCGGTAATGATAAAGTTTGCCGTAAATCCTGCCCCTACTCCGGAGAATCCGGCAGCGAGTCCCGCCAGAGGATGTCTTCCCACCGTATAGAAAATCATGGCGGCAAGTGGAGGAATGATAACGAAGGCTGCGTCTGACGCCAGGTTCCCCATGATCCCTACCATAATAACAGCGTATGTAATCAATCCTTTCGGAGCGTTCAACACCGTTTTCTTGATCGCTGTCTCAAGGAGTCCAACCTTTTCGGCCAAACCGATCCCAAGCATCATCGCTAATACCAGGCCGAGTGGAGCGAAGCCGGTAAAGTTATCGAGCATGGAGGTCAGGATGTATTGGAGACCTTCTCCGGATACGAGGCTCTTGATGGCTAACTCTTCTCCGTTTTTCGGGTGAATCACCGTCACACCCAGACTTGAAATGAACCAGGAAAACAAGATAATAAAGAAAGATAAGTACACAAACAACATGAATGGGTCAGGGAGTTTATTCCCTACCTTTTCGATTCCACCTAAAATTCGAAGATATCCCTTCTCCTTTTTAGGTGAATTCGGCTCTAAATTGGGATTTGTCATGAGGTCACTCCTTCAAATAATGTTTTAAGGAATAATTCCTTTTTACTTCCGTTAATAAGTATTTCGATATCGATTGTATAAATCCTCTTTATTTTTTAATATTTATGAGAAAATTTTAAATTTACGGATTACTGACTCGGCGAATATAAAAAATCCCCTACTCATAGATAGAGAAAGGGATTTTAAGATACAGTTATTTAAGTTGAAAGCGATATAACTTCCTTGGTCTTCCTCTTCCGCCGCTTTGTTCTTCGCCGCTGATTTCCACAATCCCGATCCGTTCCATTTCAGTGAGAATTCTGCGCCCGTTCCGTTCGGTGCTTTTCAGCCAGCGGGAAAGGTCTTGGGATGTGATTTCCGCTTTGTCGTAATGGCGGGAAAGAGAAAGGATTTTTGAGACGATGGCAGAACTGACCGAGGCCTCTTTAAAGACTTCCTTCCATTCATTGCCCAAGTTGTTGAGAGCGTATGTAATGGACTCTGACGATGGAAGAATTTCCGTTACCGTCTTGTCTTCATTGACACTTATGACGATGGAAGATTCGTGCTTTCTCGCATGTTGAAAAGCAAGACGGACATGATGCTCAGCTTCCAATACGGTCACACCAAACCCTAACCCCACACGGATATCCAGATCTGTATGTGCCTTCACTTCCTGAATCAAAGTAGTGAAAACAGACTCCTTCTCATGAAGATCGAGTTCCCCTCTTGTTGTATAAACGAAGAATAATCCGTCCCCTAATTGAACCATGGACCCATTGATCTTTTGGGCGATATCAAGAAGATTGCGTTTCAGATCCAGCTCTTGATGCTTCATTTTATAAGAAAAATGGGACTCGTCCAATGTCTGGGTCGAATAGATGACTTCGATTCCAACGATGGCAATTTGGGATTTTTGATATTTTCTCGATTGTGCCCTCTCTAATAAATACTGCAAAATCATCCGGATGGATAAATTCGTCGGTACGACTCGGTAACAAGGAATGCCTGCTTCAGTGAGTTGCTTCTGAACACTTTGAATACACGTGATCGCCGTTTCAATTTCTCCTTTTTCATAGAGTGAACGGTGATAGTCTACCAGCTCATCAGCACTCCGGTATCCTTCATATGGATAGGTTGCGATTTCCAGTTGATCAAAGGAGTGAAATTGAACCGCGGTTTCAATTTCCTCTTTTGAAATTGTATCTATACTAATTTTATTTAATAGAGTCTTTTCTTTCATTTGCGCTTCTAATAATGCTCCAAAGAAACTGGATCCATGTAAGGGCGGAAAGCTCCCTTCCTTTTCCGTGATCCATCCTTTTTCAAGCGCAAAGTAGAAGGGGGATTGTCCCGAAAAGAACCATTGATCTACTAGACCGCGGTTCTTCTCAAGAATCTCTTCTATCTCATTCACCCCGTGATAAGGAAAATTCATAAGTTCGATATTGTCAAAATGAGCGGCCACATGATTGATCCGCTGAATCGAATCATCAGGGCCGATGACACCAATTTTTATCATCAACTATCATTCACCTGCTTCTTGCCGCAATACTTCAGCTAGAATCTCGACTCCTGCATACATGTCTTCTAACGAGCTATGTTCCTTTGGATGATGGCTGATCCCTTTTTCACAGGGGATGAATACTAAAGCGGAAGGCCATTTCGCTGCCATATTCATGACATCATGCCCTGCCCCGCTGTCCATTTCAAACGTTTTGTACCCCAGCGTTTCCCCGGCTCGTTTGACTCTGGCTGTCAGCTCTTCATCTAATAGAATAGAAGGATTATCTACAAGAGTTTCTATGTTGATTGTAACATTAAATTCACCCTCTAAGCTTCGGCACTTTTCTATTATTTTATCGGCCATTGTACGCTTTAGGTCATCGTCGACGGAACGGATATCGATTCCCGCTTCTGTATGACCCGGGATGACATTCATGACGTTCGGTTTTACGTTCATCGTGCTGACGGTTGCTACAAGTGGTTTCCGGGACTGCTTTGATAGCTTTTCCGCTTCTTGAGAAACGAAGGGAATAAGTGGAGCGAGAGCCACTAGAGCGTCCGCCCGTTTCCCCATTGGAGTCGTTCCTGTGTGACCCGCCATCCCTTCGACCTTTACCTTCAAGCGGATCGGACAGGCTACACCCCGGACAATTCCGAATTGAGCGTCATGATCTTCGATTTGGGTCCCTTGTTCAATATGCAGTTCGATGAATGAGAGGATTTCCTCTTTTGATCGTTCAGCTTTTTCAATGGATGACCAGTCTAAGCCCGTTGATTCTACCGCTTCTTTAATGTTGACCCCATGGCGGTCCCTGACGCTTTCTACTGATTTATCAAGAATTCCTGCCACACTCTTACTTCCCAGGGTAGATACGCCGAAACGCGCTGACTCTTCTGAAGCAAAACAGGCCACTTCAATGGAGTGATGGGGTTCGAAACCACCGTCTTTTAATGCTTTCACGGCTCCCAGTCCACATAGGACACCGGCTGCCCCGTCATAACCTCCTCCGTTTTCAACCGTATCAAGATGAGATCCGGTCATGACAACTTGACCGGTGGCCCCTTCCCACCTGGCAAAAAGGTTTCCTGCCTGATCTCTTATAACGGATAACCCTAACGTTTCTGCAACGTCCCGAAACACATTCATGGAAGCAGTCTCTTCCTCGG is a genomic window of Rossellomorea sp. y25 containing:
- a CDS encoding cell wall-binding repeat-containing protein; the encoded protein is MNIKKPLYGVLSTAALAAAIFALTPATSASAEGEEFDLTIMHTNDTHAHVEGYPRLVTAVNELRTEKANSLLVDAGDVFSGTLYFRQYLGQADLHFMNELGYDAMTLGNHEFDKDSKTLADFIKNMNFPMVSSNVTVTGDTDLEPLFKNEIGQPGDGGNVYPAMIKEVDGEKVGIYGLTTPDTEFIANPGENVVFEDAVEKSKATIAMLKEKGVNKIIALSHLGYSNDLELAEKVDGLDIIVGGHSHTVLDEPVVIDKEEPTLIVQAGEYLNLLGLLDVTFDDEGVVTSHNGEVLDLEGYEQDAEALAKVEEFKKPLDDMKKEVVGNTEVALDGERADVRRKETNLGNLIADGMVAKANEFVETYIGLQNGGGIRASIDAGEITLGEVLTTMPFGNNLVTLDLTGEEIVAALEHSVKRVEGEDAPGEFLQVSGINYKYDVTKPAGERVWHVEVMTEDGFEEIDLDMMYSVATNAFTADGGDGYTMFKDAKEEGRMTELFVVDFEVFTSYLEKNNPVSPEVEDRIVQEEAPEVTRLTGNTRYETAVEISKEGWESADTVILARGDSFPDALAGAPLAYKHDAPILLTEKGTLNAAAKAEIKRLGAKNVIILGGKGAVSNYVKYQLEGMGLDVDRIGGDDRWETAVNIAASLGGSPEKAVVANGKNFPDALAIASYAASNGYPILLTDSDILPTETKKALKGIDSTIVVGGEAVVSKDVMKSLPEATRYFGQDRYGTAAEIATELNPSTKVYLATGKNFADALAGSVLAAKENASMLLVQPNDLPDVTSDAIEEMKAKDFQILGGENAVSETVVEKLMK
- a CDS encoding cell wall-binding repeat-containing protein produces the protein MNGKTMKRQLLSVTVASSMALSLFAPPLSQHVSAADEAFQDLIISEYIEGSSYNKAIELYNGTGEAIDLSTYSLELHTNGATTTDKTFPLSGTLNAGETLVLAHKQADPAILEKADIQDSFIINFNGNDPITLKKNGTVIDSIGQVGSEASFASDVSIVRKDSVMTGDIDVTDAFDPSAEWTNLGKDVFSDLGTHLSDEPAPEPTPVELSTIAEARTAPKGTVVKVQGIATASFEAGGQTNLFIQDGTAGVIVRASGLTAEPGDEVVAEGKLSDYYGMQQIEATASNVEITEVDKGVPSPASLISTDLSAENGEDHEGMFVEFTNVTVESKDSNGNFTATDSSGEFVIKPTDSTMLEVGKTYDILRGVVDYNFDEYKLVPRNTSDVIETAFSVTADPASGSVVEGTKVTLQTASEGGAIHYTLDGTDPTDSSPEYTTPIELTADVTVKAVVVKEGNTSDVSTFTYKILKSADGLSIHDIQGDSHTSPYENMTVSNVQGIVTAKAGSNAFYMQEETPDDSLATSEGIYVYAKGNSVKVGDKVNVAGQVKEWREDGYADAKDLLTTQITASAVTVESSGNTVPAAIVMGEDRVPPTEIIEDDEMTSFDPETDGLDFYESLEGMLIEIPDATITGPVKYDELPVVVNTSEDQLRTRAGGVLISPEDYNPERMLIDVDGMNINVKTGDMLDGSVIGNVSYDYSNFKIRPTGTFPTVVDGGTAQEVTSITPEEEDLTIASYNIENFYAGIEESKVEKIADSIVSNMKTPDIIGLVEVQDNNGPTDDGTTDASASYQTIIKAIEEAGGPTYEFTDIAPVDKTDGGQPGGNIRVGFIYNPERVQLTEKEAGDAVTSVGVDENGLTHNPGRIDPTNEAFDDSRKALAAEFMFNGEKVIVVANHFNSKGGDGALFGADHPVVLGSEVQRLKQAEVLNDFVNDVNEKVEDANVVVLGDLNDFEFSAPINTLEGDILTNMMEKLPVEERYTYIYQGNSQVLDHILVTNNLAKSTMIDSININSDFSEEDGRASDHDPVLAKIQFENKVERISGDDRYQTAIEISKKGWESTDTVVIARGDKFPDALAGAPLAYKHDAPILLTQQGSLNAEVQDEIKRLGAKKAIILGGEGAVSKYVQYQLKGLGLKTDRISGDDRFETAANIAAKLDGDPEKAIVANAYQFADALSVASYAAQNGYPIVLSAQDKLSKASNKVLIEIDEKIVVGGENAISTEIFDSFEEATRYSGLNRYETSAEIAKHLTPQTNNAIVATGTNFADALAGSVLAAKEGAEILLVKKEEVPEDIMEAIDMDDISNFRVIGGENAVSEEVVKQLKK
- a CDS encoding AbgT family transporter — encoded protein: MTNPNLEPNSPKKEKGYLRILGGIEKVGNKLPDPFMLFVYLSFFIILFSWFISSLGVTVIHPKNGEELAIKSLVSGEGLQYILTSMLDNFTGFAPLGLVLAMMLGIGLAEKVGLLETAIKKTVLNAPKGLITYAVIMVGIMGNLASDAAFVIIPPLAAMIFYTVGRHPLAGLAAGFSGVGAGFTANFIITGTDALLAGISTEAAKAFEVTVTPVDNWYFMIASVVLLTAVGAFVTEKIVEPRLGTYKGKVDKTLEEESLLEGKGLRNATLAGLAFIVLLVVSIAWPNSPMRNEDGGLIPSTFLSGIIPITLFFFIVIGVVYGVTVKKIQSSRDVPKYMTEAMKDMGGYIVLIFAAAQFIAYFDWTNLGTWVAVSGANFLESINMTGLAAIIGFVLLTALLNLLIFSGSAQWALEAPIFIPMFATLGYNPAFVQAAYRIADSSTNIITPMNPYIIVILAFMKEYDKKAGLGTLISLMLPYTIAFLSVWIVLLLTFAILGIPFGPGVGVYL
- a CDS encoding M20 family metallo-hydrolase; this translates as MKEWLSTTLEALNLVETMEQPNGFTRLGYSEEETASMNVFRDVAETLGLSVIRDQAGNLFARWEGATGQVVMTGSHLDTVENGGGYDGAAGVLCGLGAVKALKDGGFEPHHSIEVACFASEESARFGVSTLGSKSVAGILDKSVESVRDRHGVNIKEAVESTGLDWSSIEKAERSKEEILSFIELHIEQGTQIEDHDAQFGIVRGVACPIRLKVKVEGMAGHTGTTPMGKRADALVALAPLIPFVSQEAEKLSKQSRKPLVATVSTMNVKPNVMNVIPGHTEAGIDIRSVDDDLKRTMADKIIEKCRSLEGEFNVTINIETLVDNPSILLDEELTARVKRAGETLGYKTFEMDSGAGHDVMNMAAKWPSALVFIPCEKGISHHPKEHSSLEDMYAGVEILAEVLRQEAGE